The DNA sequence TCAGTTGAGTTCTTTAAAATGGTTAAGGTTATTTGTGATCATCAATATTTTCTTATGGCTTTCTGGTACCACAGGGGCTATTTTAGAGATACTTGGCATTGATATTTTTATTGACTTGTTCGAAGTTTTTTACTTCGGACTAACAGTGCTTACCCTTGTTTTAGGTGTATTCACAATACAAAGACCTGAGCTTTTTTCTGAAAAGGAGGATGTCAGGAGTGTTGTATTTGAGCCTGTACCGCTCAAAACACCAGAGCCTGTGATAGAAAAGTTGGTTAAAGAAGAAGTGGAGATTAGTCTAAAGGAAGAAAAACCGGAAAGTAATAAGCAGGATTACTCAATTTTAGCAACCTATATAGAGAACGAGAAGCCATATCTAAAGAATGATCTGAAGATGCAGGATTTAGTGGATGCTACTGGCTTGTCCTATAAACGAATTTCAGAGTTGCTGAATAATGATTTTAAAAGCTCTTTTTATGATGTTATGAATGAATATCGTCTAAAAGAGTCTATCAGGCTGATGAAAGCTAATTTTCATATTCAGCATACACTCACTCATTTGGCAGAAAAGGCAGGGTTCAATTCCAAGACCACATTCAACAGAATTTTCAAGAAGCATACCGGGCAAACACCAACTGAATATATCCAGTCCCTGGAGTTGTGTGAGTAATCATTTTATAGGTTAGCTATTTTTCCAAAATTTTTAGCTAGGTAAGGCAACCCTTTCTTCATTTCGTTGTGTCCCTTCATTTGA is a window from the Limibacter armeniacum genome containing:
- a CDS encoding helix-turn-helix domain-containing protein, whose translation is MLTLSGEEKIQMLRNGFPSWFYTFQSIFNLLIIVQGVFYSIFSLRTIHHFQYFRKRRLSDFQLSSLKWLRLFVIINIFLWLSGTTGAILEILGIDIFIDLFEVFYFGLTVLTLVLGVFTIQRPELFSEKEDVRSVVFEPVPLKTPEPVIEKLVKEEVEISLKEEKPESNKQDYSILATYIENEKPYLKNDLKMQDLVDATGLSYKRISELLNNDFKSSFYDVMNEYRLKESIRLMKANFHIQHTLTHLAEKAGFNSKTTFNRIFKKHTGQTPTEYIQSLELCE